GCAGGCTGGCGCTGCCCTTGGGACAGAGCCGCCCCCGGCTGACCGGCGAATCGGGATCGCCTTCGATCTGGGTGACCTGGCCGTCCTTGACGAAGACCCGCTGGCCGCACCCGACCGCGCAGTACGGGCAGACCGAGCGCACCACCGAGTCGGCCTGCTCGGTGCGTGCGGTGAGCTGGTCGGTGCGACTCGACCGGGCGGCGTGGCCCCGGCCCAGCCGGTCGTCGCCGGTCGCCTGCTGGTAGACGGGCCACGACTTCAGCCGTGCATCCAGCCAGGCGACGACGCTCACGGGCTTGATTGAATCGCGGCCGCTCGGCAGGCGGGACACCGGGTGGATATGTGACGTGGGTCATGCCGAAATCCGGAAATGATCGGGCGATGAGCTGGTTGGAATCTATGGAGCATCTTGATCGGTAAAGAGGCTCCGAAGGAAACGAGCTAGAGAGGAAGTAGACGGGGATGGCTATGCCACGCCGAGTCAACCGAGTCCTGCGGGGGAGCCGACGCCGAGCGCGTCCGGTCACCGCACCCGACATGGTGGCCCGCATGGACCACTACACCCGCGAGGTGTTCAACCCGCCGGCACACCTGCGGCGGCCGACCTTCTAAGTCAGCCGGTCTGAGACGCCGGGCGCCCACCGGGATGCAGCGTTCTGCTCGACCAGCCGGTTGAGCAGTTGCTGCACCCGGTCGGCGTGCGGCACGTCGTACAACCGTTCCTGACCGAGCTCACCCGCCGATTCCACCACCAGCGTTCCCGCGCCGATGATCCGATCGAGCAGCGACTGACGGAACGCCACATCGTTGATCCGCTGCAGCGGGATATCCCGGCCGCGGTGGGTGAGTACGCCGACCCGGATCAGTATCCGCCGGGTCGTGATCACGTAATGCGTGCTCCGCCAGCGCACCGTCGGCGCCAGGGCGAACCACCCGAGCACATAGACCGCGACCGCCACGATGCCCAACCGCACCGGCGTGACCGGCAGGGACGACAGGCCGGTGTGCGCGGCGAAGGACAGCAGAAATCCGCCGATCGCCATCGTCAGCACGAACACCAGCACCGGCACCGCGAGCCTGATCCAGTGCGGATTCAGATGCCGGACCACCTGCTCACCGTCCGCGAGCAGATTGTCGGGATAGGCCACCGGTCCCCCTCACCTCTCCACCCCAATATGACCGATCGCGCCCCCGACCCCCCAACTTTCATGATCGTGATCGGATAATGCCGCGAAACGCCGTACGGATCCGATCACGATCATGGGATTTGGGGGGGTCAGAGGGCGTCGCTAGGCGGAGCGGACGTGCGTGACGTCGCCGGCGGCCACCGCACGGGCCTTCCCGCCCTCGCCGGTGACCACCAGGCGGCCGTCGTCGGCGATCGCGCCTGCCACGCCCCGGATCGGCTCGCCCGCCGGGAGCGTGACCACCACCTCGCGGCCGAGCGTGTCGCTCAACCCGTCGTACGTCGCGGCGAGGCCGGACCGCTCGGCGTCGCCGCCTGCGTCCCGCCAGCGCCGGTAGTCCTCGGCGACCGCCCGCAGGATCGCCCGCAGCAAGGGATCGCGATCGGTGCCGGACGCGCCGGAGGCGGCCAGCGAGGTCGCCCCCTCGGGCAGTTCGTCCGCACGGGTCGTGACGTTGAGGCCGATCCCCACGACCACCGCGCCACCGGCCACCTGCGCGAGCAGACCGGCCGCCTTACGCCGGTCCGGGCCGACCAGGACATCGTTCGGCCACTTCAGCCGCGCCTCCACCTCGCCGAACCGGGCCACCGCCCGGGCCACGGACACCCCGGCGAGCAGCGGCAGCCACCCCCACCGGGTCGTCGGTACGTCGTCGGGCCGCAGCAGGATCGAGAAGGTCAGCCCGGCCCGCGGCGGCGAGGTCCAGTCCCGGTGCAGCCGGCCCCGCCCGGCCGTCTGCGACTCGGCGACGAGCACGGCACCTTCGCCCGCCCCCCGCTCGGCCGCGGCGGCCAGATCGGCGTTGGTCGAGCCGGTCTCGCCGACGACCCGCACCTCGCGCCACAACTCCCCCGGCCGCACCAGGGCTCCCCTGAGCGCCTGCTCGGACAGCGGCGGCCGGTCGAGGTCGTCGTACGGGCTGGACACCTGGCTAGGCTACGTCGGGTGAGCACTCCAGCAGCCGAACCACCGGCCGAGCCCGACATCCACACCACGGCGGGCAAGCTGTCGGACCTGCAGCACCGTTACGACGAGGCCGTGCACGCGGGCTCCGCCCGGGCGATCGAGAAACAGCACGCCCGCGGCAAGATGACCGCCCGGGAACGCATCGAGGCCCTCCTCGACGACGACTCGTTCGTCGAGATGGACGAGTTGGCCCGGCACCGGTCGACCAACTTCGACATGCCGAGCCGGCGGCCCTACGGCGACGGCGTAGTCAGTGGCTACGGCACCATCGACGGACGCAAGGTGTGCATCTACAGCCAGGACTTCACTGTCTTCGGCGGCAG
The sequence above is a segment of the Mycobacteriales bacterium genome. Coding sequences within it:
- a CDS encoding PH domain-containing protein, which gives rise to MAYPDNLLADGEQVVRHLNPHWIRLAVPVLVFVLTMAIGGFLLSFAAHTGLSSLPVTPVRLGIVAVAVYVLGWFALAPTVRWRSTHYVITTRRILIRVGVLTHRGRDIPLQRINDVAFRQSLLDRIIGAGTLVVESAGELGQERLYDVPHADRVQQLLNRLVEQNAASRWAPGVSDRLT
- a CDS encoding biotin--[acetyl-CoA-carboxylase] ligase produces the protein MSSPYDDLDRPPLSEQALRGALVRPGELWREVRVVGETGSTNADLAAAAERGAGEGAVLVAESQTAGRGRLHRDWTSPPRAGLTFSILLRPDDVPTTRWGWLPLLAGVSVARAVARFGEVEARLKWPNDVLVGPDRRKAAGLLAQVAGGAVVVGIGLNVTTRADELPEGATSLAASGASGTDRDPLLRAILRAVAEDYRRWRDAGGDAERSGLAATYDGLSDTLGREVVVTLPAGEPIRGVAGAIADDGRLVVTGEGGKARAVAAGDVTHVRSA